A window from Salvia miltiorrhiza cultivar Shanhuang (shh) chromosome 2, IMPLAD_Smil_shh, whole genome shotgun sequence encodes these proteins:
- the LOC131008283 gene encoding uncharacterized protein LOC131008283 — MARTKGKGKAVDAGTSRVKKTKKVVQGSSSGPPTKRLKVGESSGVKNVEDGSESPKVKKLKRKEFAIPNEVKCRRRIKNTEDGPDAKKKTDHPRLKTRTTTCTFFKKLTVLNEAQKDAVRSIGFGHILEFKVNRVPSELAYWVLDRFNHRSCTLELDVLTKVEIEEDDVYRVYGFPKGNKLIENFERTAENELFIEWKNFFNVANRDKIKIKAVLRRMVDSADGGTWFKRHFVIALCFSLMESCTSGTVHPYIFSALANIEEIKSWNWGEYLLRCLIDHKKSWMADKTKVFSGPTLFLVLFYVDRIQIGRQSVPRGFPIFMQWTGKMLRERQDKELDDDFFGGGAVVKPIDLPIEYKTDVPTEYAQGGEYEGPVATKLMNDAIVIGEMIRIAREMVQKASDEEKNSQYFKDSLVAASKIIGVTIELGGKLRDKLPEGLQPETDPFWYKDEVHAAVDAASVETLPNKTRDMPENIDIPSFSLNVTQEFENAPSNVDVMGGIGAETHEGIGSRVDVGATAEVTEDVTEENEGAIPRGSGTGIQNDGVMDITITTDKDVVVDGSVNVGHGGMEDSLLDDVNEQEDIACDIAVANKLKSAATDDGVSAKSDENLIAANKKNAKEQGRDVSGVVVEKIEVRRSNTVQGNFGRDANKKLMNATTTKSGVDGCAKTNCVVDRLALQAIDTNIVSSDKTDTKTPKKSMFLHTLKFRSPYMQRDISTSKPLQKIEKELGYYAMYLESGEKNEILFSFFDIHVRRFEMLSMRRGNVVNICIVDAWTLVLNWKEQYRSDNSPLRFFATASLYVDSIAPSNSTEESQRASFFMSLYVELNEFGKNPVGKIDMFFFPVVEQNQYFALCVDLKRERIFVLDSLVDISDDNDLGMYESICIKVRTLLAYYLNYKEETIKAKTVANSKIHIVKLKWADKRNTLDTAIYLMRHLETFMGGYFIKLEV, encoded by the exons ATGGCTCGTACGAAGGGTAAAGGAAAGGCTGTCGATG CTGGCACCTCACGcgttaaaaaaacaaaaaaggtaGTGCAAGGATCGTCCTCTGGCCCACCCACAAAGAGACTGAAAGTGGGCGAATCATCCGGAGTGAAGAATGTGGAAG ATGGTTCCGAAAGCCCAAAAGTAAAGAAGCTAAAGAGAAAGGAATTTGCAATTCCAAACGAGGTGAAGTGTCGTCGACGGATTAAGAACACCGAAGATGGTCCAGATGCCAAAAAGAAAACAGACCACCCAAGGCTCAAGACCCGTACCACAACATGTACATTCTTTAAAAAATTGACAGTTTTGAATGAAGCACAAAAGGATGCGGTCCGTTCTATTGGATTCGGGCATATATTAGAGTTCAAGGTGAACAGAGTACCATCAGAACTTGCTTATTGGGTCTTGGACAGGTTCAACCATAGGAGCTGCACATTAGAGCTTGATGTACTTACAAAAGTTGAGATAGAGGAGGATGATGTGTACAGGGTCTACGGATTTCCGAAAGGAAATAAGCTGATAGAGAACTTTGAAAGGACGGCTGAAAATGAGCTCTTTATCGAGTGGAAGAATTTCTTCAATGTAGCGAACAGAGACAAGATCAAGATAAAAGCAGTGCTACGACGTATGGTTGACAGTGCAGATGGCGGGACGTGGTTTAAGCGCCATTTCGTCATTGCATTGTGTTTCTCGCTGATGGAGAGTTGCACTAGTGGCACCGTACATCCTTACATATTTAGTGCTCTTGCTAACATCGAAGAAATCAAAAGCTGGAATTGGGGAGAGTATCTGTTGAGGTGTTTGATAGATCATAAGAAATCGTGGATGGCAGACAAGACAAAGGTCTTTAGTGGGCCGACTTTGTTCTTAGTG CTTTTCTACGTGGATAGGATACAAATCGGTAGGCAATCTGTGCCTAGAGGATTCCCTATTTTCATGCAGTGGACAGGGAAGATGTTGAGAGAAAGGCAGGATAAAGAGCTGGATGATGATTTCTTTGGGGGTGGTGCTGTTGTCAAGCCAATTGATTTGCCAATTGAGTACAAAACCGACGTCCCAACTGAATATGCACAGGGTGGTGAATACGAGGGCCCCGTAGCAACTAAATTGATGAACGATGCAATAGTAATTGGTGAAATGATCCGCATAGCACGTGAAATGGTGCAGAAGGCTTCGGATGAGGAGAAGAACTCACAGTATTTCAAGGATAGCTTGGTTGCAGCGTCAAAAATTATTGGTGTAACGATTGAGTTGGGTGGGAAGTTGCGTGACAAGTTGCCTGAGGGATTGCAACCTGAAACTGACCCGTTTTGGTATAAGGACGAAGTTCACGCTGCTGTTGATGCAGCCTCAGTTGAAACTTTGCCAAATAAAACACGTGACATGCCTGAGAATATTGATATTCCAAGTTTCTCCCTGAACGTAACACAGGAATTCGAAAATGCTCCTTCCAAT GTTGATGTTATGGGTGGTATTGGAGCTGAAACCCATGAAGGCATCGGTAGCAGAGTCGACGTTGGTGCAACAGCTGAAGTGACTGAGGAT GTTACAGAAGAAAATGAAGGAGCAATTCCAAGGGGGTCGGGTACTGGGATTCAGAATGACGGAGTAATGGACATAACTATCACGACGGATAAG GATGTGGTTGTCGATGGAAGCGTAAATGTTGGACATGGAGGGATGGAAGATTCCCTGCTGGATGATGTCAATGAACAGGAAGACATTGCTTGTGACATAGCCGTCGCAAACAAATTGAAGAGTGCGGCGACTGACGATGGTGTTTCAGCAAAGAGCGATGAG AATTTAATTGCCgcgaataaaaaaaatgcaaaggAGCAAGGCAGGGATGTTAGCGGCGTTGTTGTGGAGAAGATAGAGGTCAGGCGTTCTAATACG GTTCAGGGAAACTTTGGGCGTGATGCCAACAAGAAATTGATGAATGCTACAACAACAAAATCTGGG GTTGACGGGTGTGCCAAAACAAATTGTGTGGTGGATCGGTTAGCATTACAAGCCATTGACACAAAC atTGTTAGTTCAGATAAAACTGATACTAAGACGCCCAAGAAGAGCATGTTCTTGCATACTCTCAAATTCCGCTCGCCCTATATGCAACGAGATATATCCACTTCAAAACCACTACAAAAAATTGAGAAGGAGTTGGGATATTATGCCATGTATTTGGAAAGTGGGGAGAA gaatgaaattttattttcattctttGATATACACGTAAGGCGTTTTGAGATGTTGTCAATGAGAAGAGGCAATGTGGTGAACATTTGTATCGTAGATGCGTGGACACTAGTTCTGAACTGGAAGGAGCAATATCGTTCAGATAATTCACCACTACGCTTCTTCGCTACAGCCAGCCTATAT gTTGACAGTATAGCTCCAAGTAATTCAACTGAAGAATCGCAAAGAGCTTCATTCTTCATGTCATTATATGTTGAGTTGAACGAGTTTGGCAAAAATCCAGTTGGGAAAATTGATATG TTCTTCTTTCCAGTTGTTGAACAAAACCAGTACTTTGCTTTGTGTGTGGATTTAAAGAGGGAACGAATCTTCGTGCTGGATAGTCTCGTAGATATATCAGATGATAATGATTTGGGAATGTATGAGAGCATTTGTATTAAAGTT CGTACACTGTTGGCGTATTATCTCAACTACAAAGAGGAGACCATCAAGGCAAAAACTGTGGCTAATTCAAAAATACATATTGTCAAGTTGAAGTGGGCGGACAAGCGAAATACATTGGACACAGCTATTTATCTTATGCGACATTTGGAAACCTTCATGGGGGGATATTTCATCAAATTGGAAGTGTGA
- the LOC131008282 gene encoding protein FAR1-RELATED SEQUENCE 5-like, producing MWHITIKVAEKLPSRLRDSTDFKTKFGKIVWTDLVEPYFFEESWKNLMDEYDLLDNRWFSDMFEDRSHWIPAYFRDVSMSGLFITTSLSESENSYFKRFLNKNGNIMMLYMHYCSALEAQRHNYHKITLADETGVLPLKTSLKIEKHASSIYTNNIFKEVQEEIYASQSYCSMYKMEDQADESIYTVHDNVDGKFVVRHRLDDSYSFCNCNLFVRKGILCKHIFLAFRTLQVDRIPDKYISIRWSKFRILSAMVPGLELGSAPSQKSVIGNNQFFNVLCNCVGYVGDNQELREELLAALIEVEKRFSKEGSIESKIEAKHRLFNDFYGIAPPETPSVLPPLIAKTKGSGTGGRRKSNQEKAMVLAQKPMRNCKKCNTMGHHDSRNCPTKKTLH from the coding sequence ATGTGGCATATTACAATCAAGGTGGCTGAGAAGTTGCCGTCAAGATTGAGGGATAGCACCGATTTCAAGACCAAGTTTGGGAAAATTGTGTGGACTGATTTGGTTGAGCCTTATTTTTTTGAGGAGAGTTGGAAGAATCTTATGGATGAATACGACTTGTTGGATAATAGATGGTTTTCAGATATGTTTGAGGATCGTTCACACTGGATCCCGGCATATTTTAGAGATGTGAGTATGAGTGGATTATTCATAACGACATCGTTGTCAGAGAGCGAGAATAGCTACTTCAAACGGTTTCTTAACAAGAACGGAAATATTATGATGTTGTACATGCACTATTGCAGTGCATTGGAGGCTCAACGTCATAATTATCATAAGATTACTCTTGCTGACGAGACTGGCGTTCTACCCTTGAAGACGAGCCTTAAAATAGAGAAGCATGCTTCATCTATATACACCAACAACATATTCAAGGAGGTACAAGAAGAGATATATGCTTCTCAATCCTATTGCAGCATGTATAAGATGGAGGATCAAGCCGATGAGAGCATATATACTGTGCATGACAATGTTGATGGCAAATTTGTGGTGCGACACAGACTGGATGACAGTTATTCATTTTGTAACTGCAACCTGTTCGTCAGAAAAGGTATTCTGTGCAAACACATTTTTCTTGCTTTTCGCACATTGCAAGTGGATAGAATTCCTGATAAATACATATCAATTCGCTGGAGCAAGTTTAGAATTTTGTCGGCCATGGTTCCTGGACTTGAGCTCGGTAGTGCCCCTAGCCAAAAATCTGTTATTGGTAACAATCAGTTTTTCAATGTTCTTTGCAATTGTGTTGGGTATGTCGGTGACAATCAAGAGCTACGTGAAGAACTACTTGCAGCCCTGATTGAAGTGGAAAAAAGATTTTCAAAGGAGGGCAGTATAGAGTCTAAGATCGAAGCTAAGCATAGGCTTTTCAATGATTTTTATGGTATTGCACCACCTGAAACACCATCTGTTTTACCTCCGCTCATAGCCAAAACCAAAGGCAGTGGCACTGGTGGAAGAAGAAAATCAAACCAAGAGAAGGCCATGGTTCTTGCTCAGAAGCCAATGCGTAATTGCAAGAAGTGCAATACGATGGGGCATCATGATTCAAGGAATTGCCCAACAAAAAAGACTTTGCATTGA
- the LOC131008281 gene encoding protein FAR1-RELATED SEQUENCE 5-like, protein MEDLEYPASLEDETIELVFPECDAKSKPFEGQIFPNLQLACQFYKDYAKLCGFAARKSTSTKVDGTIVTYYMLCNREGHPPVPDVLLMPESGSSIKKRKKTSCKVKCMARIIFQYLDLGVYKVRTFNEGHNHTMVPTVSRHLMPVNRTVTPVHQMWITSAIKARIGPMRSFRMYREIVDKYEDIGCTSDDFKNFAHELYVYALDSDAHMILETFKNKKELGNGFQYFYEVDDENRLIRLIWTDETSIRNYKLFGEDVSFDATYNTNRYKLIFTPFTGRDNHGKCLSFGAAIISREDVDSYSWVLEKFVECVGNAPPLLITD, encoded by the exons ATGGAGGATTTAg AATATCCGGCGtctttagaagatgaaacaattgAACTTGTATTTCCGGAATGTGATGCTAAAAGCAAACCGTTTGAGGGGCAGATATTTCCAAATCTACAATTAGCATGTCAATTCTACAAAGACTATGCAAAACTATGTGGCTTTGCAGCCAGAAAAAGTACAAGCACAAAAGTTGATGGTACAATTGTAACATACTATATGTTATGCAATAGAGAAGGCCATCCTCCTGTACCAGATGTGTTGTTGATGCCTGAAAGTGGAAGTTCAATAAAAAAGCGTAAGAAAACATCATGCAAGGTGAAGTGCATGGCAcgaattatttttcaatatttggaTTTAGGTGTATATAAGGTTCGTACGTTCAACGAGGGTCATAACCACACCATGGTTCCTACTGTATCTCGACACCTTATGCCCGTCAACCGGACTGTTACTCCCGTCCATCAGATGTGGATTACTTCTGCCATTAAAGCACGTATTGGTCCTATGAGATCTTTTCGCATGTACAGAGAGATTGTGGATAAATATGAAGACATTGGATGCACTAGTGATGATTTCAAAAATTTTGCTCATGAGCTCTATGTTTATGCACTTGATTCAGATGCTCACATGATTTTAGAAACATTCAAGAATAAAAAAGAGTTAGGCAATGGCTTCCAATATTTTTACGAGGTAGACGATGAGAACAGGCTGATTCGGTTGATTTGGACCGACGAAACATCTATCAGAAACTACAAATTATTTGGTGAAGACGTGTCCTTTGATGCAACATACAATACCAACAG GTATAAATTGATCTTCACACCGTTCACCGGTAGGGATAACCATGGCAAGTGTTTGTCATTTGGTGCAGCCATTATATCTCGAGAAGACGTTGATTCTTATTCTTGGGTTTTGGAGAAGTTTGTGGAATGCGTGGGAAATGCCCCACCACTATTAATAACTGATTAA